A genomic stretch from Armatimonadota bacterium includes:
- a CDS encoding aminodeoxychorismate/anthranilate synthase component II encodes MILMIDNYDSFTYNLVQYLGELGQEVRVYRNDKLRVEEAVELAPDHVVISPGPGTPEDAGVSMELILRLSRRVPILGVCLGHQCMGQAFGGRIVRAPRLMHGKTSMIAHDDRGVYRGLPNPFEATRYHSLIIEEQSLPACLEVTARSADLGEIMGVRHREHPATEGVQFHPESVLTAAGKDLLRNFLGLPISAAGV; translated from the coding sequence ATGATCCTCATGATTGACAACTACGATTCGTTCACCTACAACCTGGTGCAGTACCTGGGCGAGCTGGGGCAGGAGGTGCGAGTCTATCGCAACGATAAGCTCAGGGTCGAGGAGGCGGTGGAGCTGGCCCCCGATCATGTCGTCATTTCCCCGGGGCCGGGGACGCCGGAGGACGCGGGCGTTTCCATGGAGCTGATCCTGCGCCTGTCCAGGCGCGTGCCGATATTGGGCGTATGCCTGGGGCATCAGTGCATGGGGCAGGCGTTCGGCGGCCGCATCGTGCGCGCGCCGCGCCTGATGCACGGCAAGACCTCGATGATCGCGCACGACGACCGCGGGGTGTACCGCGGGCTGCCCAATCCCTTCGAGGCGACGCGCTATCATTCGCTCATCATCGAGGAGCAGTCCCTGCCCGCCTGCCTGGAGGTAACCGCCCGCAGCGCGGACCTGGGCGAGATCATGGGGGTGCGCCACCGCGAGCATCCCGCCACCGAGGGGGTGCAGTTTCACCCCGAGTCGGTGCTGACCGCTGCGGGCAAGGACCTGCTGCGAAACTTCCTGGGGCTGCCGATCTCAGCGGCGGGGGTGTGA
- the trpD gene encoding anthranilate phosphoribosyltransferase translates to MIRQIIGKLLERQDLTEQEAAGAMTQVMAGEATPAQIAALLVGLRMKGETVDEITGFARAMRDQAVRITPRRHPLADTCGTGGDRVKTFNVSTAAAFVAAGADVAVAKHGNRSVTSKCGSADVLEALGVSLDLEPQEVCRCIDEVGIGFMFAPRFHPAMKHAAPVRRELGMRTVFNLLGPLTNPAGATAQLMGVPGPEWAAPLAGVLAKLEVEHAFVVYGACGVDEISITSETCVHEVRDGQVRSYTVTPEDFGMPRAEPDSVRGGDAQVSARLLTAVLAGEPGPRRDIVILNAAAVIAAAGKANDLTEGIAVAVESVDSGAARAKLGGLQAFCAGRQAAS, encoded by the coding sequence ATGATTCGGCAGATCATCGGTAAGCTGTTGGAGCGCCAAGACCTGACCGAGCAGGAGGCGGCCGGCGCCATGACGCAGGTGATGGCGGGTGAGGCCACCCCGGCGCAGATCGCCGCGCTGCTCGTGGGCCTGCGCATGAAGGGCGAGACGGTGGACGAGATCACCGGCTTCGCCCGCGCCATGCGCGACCAGGCGGTGCGCATCACGCCGCGGCGGCATCCCCTCGCCGACACCTGCGGCACCGGCGGCGACCGCGTCAAGACCTTCAACGTCTCCACCGCCGCCGCGTTCGTGGCGGCGGGCGCCGACGTCGCCGTCGCCAAGCATGGTAATCGCTCCGTCACCAGCAAATGCGGCAGCGCCGACGTGCTCGAGGCGCTGGGCGTGTCCCTCGACCTGGAGCCGCAGGAGGTTTGCCGCTGCATTGACGAAGTCGGCATCGGCTTCATGTTCGCGCCGCGCTTCCATCCCGCGATGAAGCACGCGGCGCCGGTGCGCCGGGAGCTCGGTATGCGCACCGTCTTCAACCTGCTGGGGCCGCTGACCAACCCGGCGGGAGCCACCGCGCAGTTGATGGGCGTCCCCGGCCCCGAGTGGGCGGCGCCCCTGGCCGGGGTGCTGGCGAAGCTCGAGGTGGAGCACGCCTTCGTCGTGTACGGCGCGTGCGGGGTGGACGAGATCTCGATCACGAGCGAAACCTGCGTCCACGAGGTGCGCGACGGACAAGTGCGATCATATACCGTAACGCCTGAGGATTTCGGCATGCCCAGGGCCGAGCCGGATTCCGTGCGCGGCGGCGACGCCCAGGTCAGTGCGCGGCTGCTGACCGCAGTCCTCGCCGGCGAGCCGGGTCCGCGCCGCGATATCGTCATCCTCAACGCGGCGGCGGTGATCGCCGCCGCGGGCAAGGCGAACGATCTTACCGAGGGGATCGCGGTCGCGGTCGAATCCGTTGACTCCGGCGCGGCGCGCGCGAAACTCGGTGGGCTGCAGGCGTTCTGCGCGGGGAGGCAAGCGGCGTCGTGA